Proteins encoded together in one Myxocyprinus asiaticus isolate MX2 ecotype Aquarium Trade chromosome 9, UBuf_Myxa_2, whole genome shotgun sequence window:
- the LOC127446117 gene encoding reticulon-1-A-like isoform X1 — translation MDDHMDISSTTPSYGVQNEGQKFGRDQHVNSLMDLSREAAAHIPEEEDILDLAGGAKDAIERHRSTLRRTEEPLLDLKQPEPEPEPSTTTSDPKPAAVKPAPISAFGDATTKQNKTDDKEERTTVTPSKPESKTSLVDLLYWRDLQRTGVVFGASLFLLLSLSVCSIISVSSYIALALLSVTISFRIYKGILQAIQKSEDGHPFKMYLDKDIAIPTEMVHKYNDVALGHINAGIRELRRLFLVEDLVDSLKFAVLMWILTYVGALFNGLTLLILGLIGAFSWPVIYEKHQAQIDHYYGLVNKQIKDIVGKIQAKIPGAKPKTE, via the exons ATGGATGATCATATGGATATAAGCTCCACGACACCTTCATACGGCGTTCAGAACGAAGGTCAAAAATTCGGAAGAGATCAGCATGTGAACTCGCTGATGGATTTGAGCAGAGAAGCAGCGGCACATATACCAGAGGAGGAGGATATTTTAGATCTGGCCGGGGGAGCGAAAGATGCGATCGAGAGGCACCGGTCCACACTGCGACGTACCGAGGAGCCACTGCTGGACTTAAAGCAGCCAGAACCAGAACCAGAACCATCAACAACCACCTCTGATCCAAAGCCAGCAGCGGTGAAACCAGCACCGATCAGTGCATTTGGTGACGCAAcaacaaaacagaataaaacagatgACAAAGAAGAAAGAACAACAGTCACACCATCCAAACCTGAATCTAAAACTTCAT TGGTGGACCTGCTGTATTGGCGAGATCTCCAGAGGACGGGGGTGGTGTTTGGAGCCAGTCTGTTTCTGCTGCTGTCCCTCAGTGTGTGCAGTATTATCAGCGTCTCCTCCTACATCGCACTCGCTCTGCTGTCTGTCACCATCTCCTTCAGGATATACAAGGGGATTTTACAGGCTATTCAGAAGTCGGAGGATGGACACCCCTTCAA GATGTATCTGGATAAGGATATCGCAATCCCGACCGAGATGGTCCATAAGTACAATGATGTAGCACTGGGGCACATCAACGCTGGCATCAGGGAGCTGCGACGGCTCTTTCTGGTGGAGGATCTGGTGGACTCGCTCAAG TTTGCAGTTCTCATGTGGATCCTGACCTATGTTGGTGCCTTGTTCAATGGTCTCACCCTCCTTATTTTGG GTCTCATTGGTGCTTTCAGTTGGCCAGTCATCTATGAAAAACATCAG GCACAAATTGACCATTACTATGGACTGGTGAACAAGCAAATCAAAGATATTGTGGGAAA
- the LOC127446117 gene encoding reticulon-1-A-like isoform X2 — translation MQPNSDNTTPVTTLGMDFKHWKDQVVDLLYWRDLQRTGVVFGASLFLLLSLSVCSIISVSSYIALALLSVTISFRIYKGILQAIQKSEDGHPFKMYLDKDIAIPTEMVHKYNDVALGHINAGIRELRRLFLVEDLVDSLKFAVLMWILTYVGALFNGLTLLILGLIGAFSWPVIYEKHQAQIDHYYGLVNKQIKDIVGKIQAKIPGAKPKTE, via the exons ATGCAGCCCAATTCAGATAACACGACTCCAGTGACAACCTTAGGGATGGATTTTAAACACTGGAAAGATCAGG TGGTGGACCTGCTGTATTGGCGAGATCTCCAGAGGACGGGGGTGGTGTTTGGAGCCAGTCTGTTTCTGCTGCTGTCCCTCAGTGTGTGCAGTATTATCAGCGTCTCCTCCTACATCGCACTCGCTCTGCTGTCTGTCACCATCTCCTTCAGGATATACAAGGGGATTTTACAGGCTATTCAGAAGTCGGAGGATGGACACCCCTTCAA GATGTATCTGGATAAGGATATCGCAATCCCGACCGAGATGGTCCATAAGTACAATGATGTAGCACTGGGGCACATCAACGCTGGCATCAGGGAGCTGCGACGGCTCTTTCTGGTGGAGGATCTGGTGGACTCGCTCAAG TTTGCAGTTCTCATGTGGATCCTGACCTATGTTGGTGCCTTGTTCAATGGTCTCACCCTCCTTATTTTGG GTCTCATTGGTGCTTTCAGTTGGCCAGTCATCTATGAAAAACATCAG GCACAAATTGACCATTACTATGGACTGGTGAACAAGCAAATCAAAGATATTGTGGGAAA